The proteins below are encoded in one region of Equus przewalskii isolate Varuska chromosome 1, EquPr2, whole genome shotgun sequence:
- the PEX11A gene encoding peroxisomal membrane protein 11A isoform X2, with protein MDAFTRFSNQTQGRDRLFRATQYTCMLLRYLLEPKAGKEKVVMKLKKLESSVSTGRKWFRLGNVVHAVQATQQSIHAADLVPRFCLTLANLNRVIYFICDTVLWMEQVAHDRAKREESSSQVPLGYSVADEETEWLQSFLLLLFRSLKKHPPLLLDTVKNVCDILNPLDQLGIYKSNPGLIGLGCLVSSIAGIITVAYPQMKLKTH; from the exons ATGGACGCTTTCACACGCTTCAGCAACCAGACCCAGGGCCGGGACCGACTCTTCAG agCTACTCAGTACACATGCATGTTGCTTAGATATTTGTTAGAGCCTAAAGCTGGCAAAGAGAAGGTGGTAATGAAGCTCAAGAAACTGGAGTCCAGTGTGAGCACTGGCCGTAAAT GGTTCAGACTGGGCAACGTGGTACACGCTGTGCAGGCAACTCAGCAGAGCATTCACGCCGCTGACCTGGTGCCCCGTTTTTGCCTAACGCTAGCCAACCTGAACCGTGTGATTTATTTCATCTGTGACACCGTCCTCTGG ATGGAACAGGTTGCACACGACAGGGCAAAGAGGGAGGAATCATCATCCCAGGTTCCTCTGGGgtacagcgtggctgatgaggaaacagagtggCTGcagtcctttctccttctcctgttcCGGTCTCTGAAGAAGCATCCTCCCTTGCTCCTGGACACGGTGAAGAACGTCTGTGACATCCTGAACCCTCTGGACCAGCTGGGGATCTATAAGTCCAATCCTGGCCTCATTGGCCTTGGATGTCTCGTGTCCTCTATAGCAGGCATCATCACGGTGGCATATCCGCAGATGAAGCTGAAGACCCACTGA
- the PEX11A gene encoding peroxisomal membrane protein 11A isoform X3, protein MEQVAHDRAKREESSSQVPLGYSVADEETEWLQSFLLLLFRSLKKHPPLLLDTVKNVCDILNPLDQLGIYKSNPGLIGLGCLVSSIAGIITVAYPQMKLKTH, encoded by the coding sequence ATGGAACAGGTTGCACACGACAGGGCAAAGAGGGAGGAATCATCATCCCAGGTTCCTCTGGGgtacagcgtggctgatgaggaaacagagtggCTGcagtcctttctccttctcctgttcCGGTCTCTGAAGAAGCATCCTCCCTTGCTCCTGGACACGGTGAAGAACGTCTGTGACATCCTGAACCCTCTGGACCAGCTGGGGATCTATAAGTCCAATCCTGGCCTCATTGGCCTTGGATGTCTCGTGTCCTCTATAGCAGGCATCATCACGGTGGCATATCCGCAGATGAAGCTGAAGACCCACTGA
- the PLIN1 gene encoding perilipin-1: MAVNKDPALLEGDLPEQENVLQRVLQLPVVSGTCACFQKTYTSTKEAHPLVASVCNAYEKGVQGAGSLAAWSMEPVVRRLSTQFTAANELACRGLDHLEEKIPALQYPPEKIASELKDTISTRLRSARNSISVPIASTSDKVLEAALAGCELAWGVAKDTAEYAANTRAGRLASGGADLALGGIEKVVEFLLPPAEKESAAAPGHQQAQEPPKAKASLVSRVGALANTLSRHAFQTTAQALRQGYALAMWIPGVAPLSSLAQWGASAAMQVVSRRQSGVRVSRLRSLMGSQEEDHEDQADTAGEETEEEEESEAEENKLGEGAAQPSPQGLLGSVAHGLQKALQGTISAVTWAPAAVLGTAGRVLHLVPARPASSTKGRAMSLSDALKGVTDNVVDTVVHYVPLPRLSLMEPESEFRDIDNPPAEAERREAERRGSGAPPAGPEPAPRPAQPRGSLRPSRRPSAPPGPGPEDRADPPAAPRPPFPAAPPEKPTRRVSDSFFRPSVMEPILGRAQYSQLRKKS; this comes from the exons ATGGCAGTGAACAAGGACCCGGCCTTGCTGGAGGGAGACCTTCCT GAGCAGGAGAACGTGCTGCAGCGGGTCCTGCAGCTGCCGGTGGTGAGCGGCACCTGCGCGTGCTTCCAGAAAACCTACACCAGCACCAAGGAAGCCCACCCCCTGGTGGCCTCTGTGTGCAATGCCTACGAGAAGGGCGTGCAGGGCGCCGGCAGCCTGGCGGCCTGGAGCATGGAGCCAGTGGTGCGCAGGCTGTCCACCCAGT TCACAGCTGCCAACGAGCTGGCCTGCCGAGGCCTGGACCACCTGGAGGAGAAGATCCCAGCCCTCCAGTACCCTCCTGAAAAG ATCGCCTCTGAGCTGAAGGACACCATCTCCACCCGCCTTCGCAGCGCCAGGAACAGCATCAGCGTCCCCATTGCCAGCACCTCGGACAAGGTCCTGGAGGCCGCTCTGGCCGGCTGTGAGCTCGCTTGGGGGGTGGCCAAAGACACTGCCGAATATGCCGCCAACACCCGAGCGGGCCGGCTGGCCTCTGGAGGGGCCGACTTGGCCTTGGGCGGCATTGAGAAGGTTGTTGAGTTCCTCCTCCCGCCAGCGGAGAAAGAGTCAG CCGCTGCCCCAGGACACCAGCAGGCCCAGGAGCCTCCCAAGGCCAAGGCCAGCCTGGTGAGCAGGGTTGGGGCCCTGGCCAACACCCTCTCTCGGCACGCCTTCCAGACCACAGCCCAGGCGCTGAGGCAGGGCTACGCCCTGGCCATGTGGATCCCTGGTGTGGCGCCCCTG AGCAGTCTGGCGCAGTGGGGCGCGTCCGCGGCCATGCAGGTGGTGTCCCGGCGGCAGAGCGGGGTGCGGGTGTCCCGGCTGCGCAGCCTCATGGGCTCCCAGGAGGAGGACCACGAGGACCAGGCAGACACAGCGGGGGAAgagacggaggaggaggaggaatcagAGGCCGAGGAGAACAAGCTTGGCGAG GGAGCAGCCCAGCCCAGTCCGCAAGGCCTCCTGGGCAGTGTGGCGCACGGCCTGCAGAAGGCCCTCCAGGGCACCATCTCGGCCGTGACCTGGGCCCCTGCAGCCGTGCTGGGCACCGCAGGGAGGGTGCTGCACCTCGTACCAGCccgccctgcctcctccaccaaGGGGAGGGCCATGTCGCTGTCCGACGCCCTGAAGGGTGTTACTGACAACGTGGTGGACACGGTGGTGCACTACGTGCCG CTCCCCAGGCTGTCGCTGATGGAGCCCGAGAGCGAATTCCGGGACATCGACAACCCGCCGGCCGAGGCCGAGCGCCGGGAGGCGGAGCGCAGGGGCTCAGGGGCGCCGCCCGCCGGCCCGGAGCCCGCGCCGCGCCCCGCGCAGCCCCGCGGCAGCCTGCGCCCCTCGCGGCGCCCGAGCGCGCCCCCCGGCCCGGGGCCCGAGGACAGGGCCGACCCGCCCGCCGCGCCGCGCCCGCCCTTCCCGGCGGCGCCCCCCGAGAAGCCCACGCGCAGGGTCAGCGACAGCTTCTTCCGGCCCAGCGTCATGGAGCCCATCCTGGGCCGCGCGCAGTACAGCCAGCTGCGCAAGAAGAGCTGA
- the PEX11A gene encoding peroxisomal membrane protein 11A isoform X4, with translation MWAARHYCCSVLLSLLRDLYEISLQMEQVAHDRAKREESSSQVPLGYSVADEETEWLQSFLLLLFRSLKKHPPLLLDTVKNVCDILNPLDQLGIYKSNPGLIGLGCLVSSIAGIITVAYPQMKLKTH, from the coding sequence ATGTGGGCTGCCCGCCATTACTGCTGTTCTGTCCTGCTGAGCCTGCTCAGGGACCTGTATGAAATCTCCCTGCAGATGGAACAGGTTGCACACGACAGGGCAAAGAGGGAGGAATCATCATCCCAGGTTCCTCTGGGgtacagcgtggctgatgaggaaacagagtggCTGcagtcctttctccttctcctgttcCGGTCTCTGAAGAAGCATCCTCCCTTGCTCCTGGACACGGTGAAGAACGTCTGTGACATCCTGAACCCTCTGGACCAGCTGGGGATCTATAAGTCCAATCCTGGCCTCATTGGCCTTGGATGTCTCGTGTCCTCTATAGCAGGCATCATCACGGTGGCATATCCGCAGATGAAGCTGAAGACCCACTGA
- the PEX11A gene encoding peroxisomal membrane protein 11A isoform X1, producing the protein MDAFTRFSNQTQGRDRLFRATQYTCMLLRYLLEPKAGKEKVVMKLKKLESSVSTGRKWFRLGNVVHAVQATQQSIHAADLVPRFCLTLANLNRVIYFICDTVLWVRSVGLASGVNKEKWQMWAARHYCCSVLLSLLRDLYEISLQMEQVAHDRAKREESSSQVPLGYSVADEETEWLQSFLLLLFRSLKKHPPLLLDTVKNVCDILNPLDQLGIYKSNPGLIGLGCLVSSIAGIITVAYPQMKLKTH; encoded by the exons ATGGACGCTTTCACACGCTTCAGCAACCAGACCCAGGGCCGGGACCGACTCTTCAG agCTACTCAGTACACATGCATGTTGCTTAGATATTTGTTAGAGCCTAAAGCTGGCAAAGAGAAGGTGGTAATGAAGCTCAAGAAACTGGAGTCCAGTGTGAGCACTGGCCGTAAAT GGTTCAGACTGGGCAACGTGGTACACGCTGTGCAGGCAACTCAGCAGAGCATTCACGCCGCTGACCTGGTGCCCCGTTTTTGCCTAACGCTAGCCAACCTGAACCGTGTGATTTATTTCATCTGTGACACCGTCCTCTGGGTGAGGAGCGTGGGGCTCGCCTCTGGCGTTAACAAAGAGAAATGGCAAATGTGGGCTGCCCGCCATTACTGCTGTTCTGTCCTGCTGAGCCTGCTCAGGGACCTGTATGAAATCTCCCTGCAGATGGAACAGGTTGCACACGACAGGGCAAAGAGGGAGGAATCATCATCCCAGGTTCCTCTGGGgtacagcgtggctgatgaggaaacagagtggCTGcagtcctttctccttctcctgttcCGGTCTCTGAAGAAGCATCCTCCCTTGCTCCTGGACACGGTGAAGAACGTCTGTGACATCCTGAACCCTCTGGACCAGCTGGGGATCTATAAGTCCAATCCTGGCCTCATTGGCCTTGGATGTCTCGTGTCCTCTATAGCAGGCATCATCACGGTGGCATATCCGCAGATGAAGCTGAAGACCCACTGA